From a single Diachasmimorpha longicaudata isolate KC_UGA_2023 chromosome 15, iyDiaLong2, whole genome shotgun sequence genomic region:
- the LOC135169688 gene encoding semaphorin-2A isoform X4 has product MLYYRTLYLDSKRDTLYVGAMDKVFRLNLSNISHTSCERDALNLEPSNVANCVSKGKSEHFDCRNHVRVIQPMNDGKRLYICGTNAHSPKDWVIYSNLTHLPRHEFVPGVGMGIAKCPYDPADNSTAVWVEKGNPGDLPALYSGTNAEFTKADTVIFRTDLYNMTIGRKAYSFKRTLKYDSKWLDKPNFVGSFDIGQHVFFFFRETAVEYINCGKSVYSRVARVCKRDTGGKNILSQNWATYLKARLNCSIPGEFPFYFNEIQSIYKVPGDDTHFYGTFTTSTNGLMGSAICSFHIDAIQEAFRGKFKEQATSSSAWLPVLSNKVPEPRPGQCVNDTETLPDTVLNFIRSHPLMDSAISHENEKPVFYKRDIMFTRLVVDKLRIDFVGVDLEYTVYYAGSSDGRVHKVVQWLDNNGDSQSILLDVFDVTPGEPIQAMEISKEHKALYVASDHRIKQIDLVMCSRRYDNCLRCVHDPYCGWDKDTNMCKPYAPGLLQDVSNSTADVCDSSVGKRKLVVTWGQSVHLGCFVKMPEVLSNQEVRWYHYSKEKGRYQISYRYGAGGDKFIETSEKGLVIVGVNEQDAGRYDCWLGGALLCSYNITVDAHRCSAPAKSNDYQKIYSDWCHEFEKYKSAMKSWERKQAQCASRQNDSNQNLHTNEVYGTPLV; this is encoded by the exons agaGACGCACTCAATCTGGAACCGAGTAATGTTGCTAACTGCGTATCGAAAGGAAAATCTGAG cATTTCGATTGCCGAAACCACGTGAGAGTCATTCAACCGATGAACGATGGTAAACGCCTCTACATCTGTGGCACAAATGCTCACTCACCGAAGGATTGGGTGATATAT aGTAATTTAACTCATCTCCCACGTCACGAATTTGTCCCAGGCGTTGGAATGGGCATTGCCAAGTGTCCTTACGACCCTGCTGACAATTCAACGGCAGTTTGGGTTGAGAAGGGTAATCCTGGCGATTTGCCCGCACTTTACTCCGGAACAAATGCCGAATTTACAAAGGCTGATACCGTTATATTTCGGACTGATCTTTACAACATGACGATTGGACGCAAAGCGTACAGCTTCAAGAGGACACTCAAATATGATTCAAAATGGCTAGACA AACCGAACTTTGTTGGATCGTTTGACATTGGACAACACGTGTTCTTCTTTTTCCGAGAGACTGCTGTCGAGTACATCAATTGTGGAAAGAGTGTGTACTCGAGGGTGGCGAGAGTCTGTAaaagagacactgggggaaaGAATATTCTCTCCCAGAATTGGGCGACTTATCTGAAAGCCAGGTTGAATTGTTCGATACCTGGGGAGTTTCCATTCTACTTCAACGAAATTC AGAGTATCTACAAAGTACCAGGCGATGATACTCACTTCTACGGTACATTCACGACCTCAACGAATGGCCTCATGGGCTCAGCCATTTGTTCTTTCCACATTGACGCCATCCAAGAGGCATTTCGTGGTAAATTCAAGGAACAGGCGACATCCAGCAGCGCCTGGTTACCAGTATTGTCCAACAAAGTACCGGAACCAAGACCAGGACAGTGTGTCAATGATACTGAAACACTACCGGATACTGTATTAAATTTTATAAGATCACATCCACTTATGGACTCGGCGATATCACACGAGAATGAGAAACCAGTGTTTTATAAGCGAGATATTATGTTCACGAGACTCGTAGTCGACAAACTGAGGATTGATTTTGTCGGAGTTGACTTGGAATATACGGTCTACTATGCTGGATCCA GCGATGGCAGAGTCCACAAAGTCGTTCAATGGCTCGACAACAATGGCGACTCACAGTCAATACTCCTTGATGTATTCGACGTGACTCCTGGTGAGCCAATTCAAGCGATGGAGATATCCAAGGAGCATAAAGCACTTTACGTTGCCTCGGACCATCGCATAAAGCAAATCGATTTGGTTATGTGCTCAAGGCGATACGATAACTGTCTACGATGCGTACACGATCCTTATTGCGGATGGGACAAGGATACCAATATGTGCAAGCCATATGCACCGGG ACTCCTGCAGGACGTGTCCAACAGCACAGCCGACGTATGTGACAGTAGCGTTGGTAAGCGAAAGTTGGTGGTAACATGGGGCCAGTCTGTTCATCTAGGGTGTTTCGTTAAAATGCCCGAAGTACTATCAAACCAAGAGGTAAGATGGTATCACTACAGCAAGGAGAAGGGAAGATATCAGATATCGTACAGATACGGAGCTGGTGGTGATAAATTCATCGAGACATCCGAGAAGGGCCTTGTTATTGTCGGTGTTAATGAACAAGATGCTGGTAGATATGACTGCTGGCTTGGTGGTGCATTACTCTGCTCCTACAACATAACTGTTGATGCCCATCGTTGCAGTGCACCAGCTAAATCAAATGATTATCAAAAAATCTATTCAGATTGGTGTCATGAATTTGAGAAATACAAATCAGCGATGAAGAGCTGGGAGAGAAAACAAGCGCAATGTGCGTCTAGACAAAATGATAGTAATCAGAATTTACATACGAATGAAGTTTATGGTACACCATTGGTGTGA
- the LOC135169688 gene encoding semaphorin-2A isoform X3 has translation MFIYQLLYRIFMCWIWEHVREFSCGMLYYRTLYLDSKRDTLYVGAMDKVFRLNLSNISHTSCERDALNLEPSNVANCVSKGKSEHFDCRNHVRVIQPMNDGKRLYICGTNAHSPKDWVIYSNLTHLPRHEFVPGVGMGIAKCPYDPADNSTAVWVEKGNPGDLPALYSGTNAEFTKADTVIFRTDLYNMTIGRKAYSFKRTLKYDSKWLDKPNFVGSFDIGQHVFFFFRETAVEYINCGKSVYSRVARVCKRDTGGKNILSQNWATYLKARLNCSIPGEFPFYFNEIQSIYKVPGDDTHFYGTFTTSTNGLMGSAICSFHIDAIQEAFRGKFKEQATSSSAWLPVLSNKVPEPRPGQCVNDTETLPDTVLNFIRSHPLMDSAISHENEKPVFYKRDIMFTRLVVDKLRIDFVGVDLEYTVYYAGSSDGRVHKVVQWLDNNGDSQSILLDVFDVTPGEPIQAMEISKEHKALYVASDHRIKQIDLVMCSRRYDNCLRCVHDPYCGWDKDTNMCKPYAPGLLQDVSNSTADVCDSSVGKRKLVVTWGQSVHLGCFVKMPEVLSNQEVRWYHYSKEKGRYQISYRYGAGGDKFIETSEKGLVIVGVNEQDAGRYDCWLGGALLCSYNITVDAHRCSAPAKSNDYQKIYSDWCHEFEKYKSAMKSWERKQAQCASRQNDSNQNLHTNEVYGTPLV, from the exons agaGACGCACTCAATCTGGAACCGAGTAATGTTGCTAACTGCGTATCGAAAGGAAAATCTGAG cATTTCGATTGCCGAAACCACGTGAGAGTCATTCAACCGATGAACGATGGTAAACGCCTCTACATCTGTGGCACAAATGCTCACTCACCGAAGGATTGGGTGATATAT aGTAATTTAACTCATCTCCCACGTCACGAATTTGTCCCAGGCGTTGGAATGGGCATTGCCAAGTGTCCTTACGACCCTGCTGACAATTCAACGGCAGTTTGGGTTGAGAAGGGTAATCCTGGCGATTTGCCCGCACTTTACTCCGGAACAAATGCCGAATTTACAAAGGCTGATACCGTTATATTTCGGACTGATCTTTACAACATGACGATTGGACGCAAAGCGTACAGCTTCAAGAGGACACTCAAATATGATTCAAAATGGCTAGACA AACCGAACTTTGTTGGATCGTTTGACATTGGACAACACGTGTTCTTCTTTTTCCGAGAGACTGCTGTCGAGTACATCAATTGTGGAAAGAGTGTGTACTCGAGGGTGGCGAGAGTCTGTAaaagagacactgggggaaaGAATATTCTCTCCCAGAATTGGGCGACTTATCTGAAAGCCAGGTTGAATTGTTCGATACCTGGGGAGTTTCCATTCTACTTCAACGAAATTC AGAGTATCTACAAAGTACCAGGCGATGATACTCACTTCTACGGTACATTCACGACCTCAACGAATGGCCTCATGGGCTCAGCCATTTGTTCTTTCCACATTGACGCCATCCAAGAGGCATTTCGTGGTAAATTCAAGGAACAGGCGACATCCAGCAGCGCCTGGTTACCAGTATTGTCCAACAAAGTACCGGAACCAAGACCAGGACAGTGTGTCAATGATACTGAAACACTACCGGATACTGTATTAAATTTTATAAGATCACATCCACTTATGGACTCGGCGATATCACACGAGAATGAGAAACCAGTGTTTTATAAGCGAGATATTATGTTCACGAGACTCGTAGTCGACAAACTGAGGATTGATTTTGTCGGAGTTGACTTGGAATATACGGTCTACTATGCTGGATCCA GCGATGGCAGAGTCCACAAAGTCGTTCAATGGCTCGACAACAATGGCGACTCACAGTCAATACTCCTTGATGTATTCGACGTGACTCCTGGTGAGCCAATTCAAGCGATGGAGATATCCAAGGAGCATAAAGCACTTTACGTTGCCTCGGACCATCGCATAAAGCAAATCGATTTGGTTATGTGCTCAAGGCGATACGATAACTGTCTACGATGCGTACACGATCCTTATTGCGGATGGGACAAGGATACCAATATGTGCAAGCCATATGCACCGGG ACTCCTGCAGGACGTGTCCAACAGCACAGCCGACGTATGTGACAGTAGCGTTGGTAAGCGAAAGTTGGTGGTAACATGGGGCCAGTCTGTTCATCTAGGGTGTTTCGTTAAAATGCCCGAAGTACTATCAAACCAAGAGGTAAGATGGTATCACTACAGCAAGGAGAAGGGAAGATATCAGATATCGTACAGATACGGAGCTGGTGGTGATAAATTCATCGAGACATCCGAGAAGGGCCTTGTTATTGTCGGTGTTAATGAACAAGATGCTGGTAGATATGACTGCTGGCTTGGTGGTGCATTACTCTGCTCCTACAACATAACTGTTGATGCCCATCGTTGCAGTGCACCAGCTAAATCAAATGATTATCAAAAAATCTATTCAGATTGGTGTCATGAATTTGAGAAATACAAATCAGCGATGAAGAGCTGGGAGAGAAAACAAGCGCAATGTGCGTCTAGACAAAATGATAGTAATCAGAATTTACATACGAATGAAGTTTATGGTACACCATTGGTGTGA